The sequence CGGCTTCTGCCATCAACTTTGTCTGAGCCttccaccccccagccccaagccgTGACACATGGGCATGTCTTGTGCATGCAGTGCAAACATGGACTCCTGAGCTGGTCATTTGCTGTCCCTCCTTGGAGGGAAGAACAAGCCCAATGGCCTGGGGTGAGAGGCCAGTGCTGGCAGCGGcgctggctgtgccagggcactgctgggtgcCCCCACCCTGAGCACTGCCCCCCTTGTGCTGgtcactgctgttttcctctgcagggtGTTGTGTTGGGCACATCCTGGAGAGCAAAGTGGAAAGAAGGTTGAAGCTTTGAAGCTCTGGCCTGAGGAGATGCCCCTGCAggatggcagtgctgctgcagaggtcagctctgggccagcagtgcccgtggctgtccctgcctgcagtccctggacagtcctgcagcaggactggcaccgactgccagagcactgaggcTCCAAcaacacagggctctgcaggacagtgtggaagggaaggaagaggaggccatgcaggagaagggctgctgctccctggcagtgctgctgtgctgggactcttttctggcccagctctgcacagaggcCCCgaccctgcagctgcagagaagtcAGAGAGGAAAGATGTCAGGCTAACAAGTCAATACAGAGTTCTTTATTTGGTTTAAGCACACAGTGAGTACAATTCCCTATTTGTACAGCCTGTGGGCCAGGCTAGAAAGGCAAATACTGAATTGAAAAtagtgtttatatatatatataaatatatatatacttttatatatatatatatttatatatataaagatttttttggtgtgaagaaattcttacaAAAATAACACCCCTACCAGGAGCAAAAAATAGAGAAGATATGTTGGGCTTTACTGAAGTACATAACTGGATTGGTCTTTAATGAGATCCATAACATGCAGAAGAAGGAGAGGTTATTGCTTCTAAAAAACACCCAGTTATCAGTTTCCTCAGGGCATCCTTGAGCTCCTGGTTCCTCAGGCTGTAGATGAAAgggttcagtgctggaggaaccACCGAGTACAGAACTGAAAGGGccagatccagggatggggaggagatggaggggggcttCAGGTAGCCAAATGCGGCAGTgctgaggaacagggagagcacggccaggtgagggaggcacgtggaaaaggctttgtgccgtcCCTGTTCAcaggggatcctcagcacagccctgaagatctgcacataggagaaaacaatgaaaatgaaacaaccaaaacaaaaccaagcactAACCCCAATGAGCCCAAGTTCCCTGAGGTAgcctgagtgtgagcaggagagctggaggatgtGTGGGagttcacagaagaactggcccagggcattgccctggcacaggggcagggaaaatgtattggctgtgtgcagcagagcactgagaaacgcagtggcccaggcagctgctgccatgtgggcacaagctctgctgcccaggagggtcccgtagtgcaggggtttgcagatggcaacgtagcggtcgtagcacatgatggtgaggagATGAAACTCTGCTCTAAGAAAGAATATGAGGAGAAAAACCTGCACAGCACATCCTGTgtaggagatggttgtggtgttctggagggaattgtgcatggctttggggacagtggtgcagatgcagcccaggtctgtgagggagaggttgagcaggaagaagcccatgggggtgtgcaggtggtggtcgcaggctacggcgctgaggatgaggccgttggccaggagggcagccagggagatggccaggaagagccagaagtgcaggagctgcagctcccgcctGTCTGccaatgccaggaggaggaagtgggtgagggagctgctgttgcACATTTGCTGTTCCTTAGCACAGGGACACTGTTCAGAAACATGAAAGGACAGGGAGAAGTTAGGACAGACTCCTCTAAGCAAAGTCACTTTATTTCTCATAGAAATCCCCTGAACTgaaaggcttttcctttccctggctgAGGGTGCTGTGAGGAACAGGACCTCTGTCCATGTGCTGCCAAGGGCTCAGCTTTGCTCTTCTCCAGtggggacatggagctgctctgccacagcatcAAACACTCCCAGGGGATGTCAGGCATCATCCACCCTCAATGGAAAAGTTCAGTCTCCACTCTCAAGACATGGAACAGTGTGTGCTTCAGGGGAAAGGCTTAGCATGTCCTTAAAATAATGTTGTCTGTGTTTATTATGGTTACATCTGGTACCTGTTCTTGTTAGGAGTACAAATCCTCATTTTTATGATGCAAATTATAATGAGACTTTAAACTAGAGAGGACAAACAGCTCAGCTCTCTGTAGCtcagtgcagagccaggagagctgcagtgtCCCTCTGTCTGTTCCCATCTGCCCTGTGCTTTCCCTCGTGCTGCCTGAACATAACTTCacatgcaaattaatttttaataaacccAAATACCTACAGTCTGATGAATGCAAGGCAGCACTGTTTAAAAGGGCAGCTTTGTTAAATGTTCTCTGTTCCAGCCCAGCAATGCAGCATTGCCCAGGGGAATCTCTGGCTGTGCAGGCTCTGATGGCAACGTCAGAGCAACCCtgaggaggctggaaaaggtACCCAGAGCTACATGTAAGGCACAGGTGTGGGGATTTCTGATACTGCCTGGTCTATTCTCAAAGAGGAACAGATCTGCAGTTTCAGTGCCTCCTCCTGAACTGTGAGATTAACTTTTAGGACCAATTTCCCACCCATAAAACACATATTTGAAGATGGAAAGAACAGGATCCTTCCCTTTCAGGTATCCCATGACTTGCTCTGCTTTCTAAAACTACCCTGAGAAATGTTCTGTATAACCTGGAGCTGTGAGAGCCCTAACAACCTGCAGTCTACTCTAAATAGGTGAagagcccttccctgccctcccaggggtTGCTCCTTGCCCACAGCCcttgtgccccagccctggcagcagctccccggGCCGGCTgagagctgcccctggcaggcagcagagtccctgcccagcacagcgccctgggctgcaggaccctgctctgccccacagtcctgggcacccctggctgcacccccggcttcacagctcttccaaagtgccccaaaacagcccctgctcccccatcccatcaactggggctgggccagctttaggagatgcctccaggagctgcccctgcactgccctgcagccacagactcACCGtgtgcagccctgccaagattcctcctgcagggagctctcagccctcctgccagtgctgagccccTTGATgctctgtctgtgccctgctggtgtccctgagctggcctggcagtgccctcagccctgctgggctgtgcagaggagctgctcaccagcagagctgtctctttgaagctcttcttgcttgccaggagctccctgtgtgccaggagcccggcccagctcagcagcacagcaacagccccaggcatttcATGACCCTCAGGGGAGTTGATGTTCTTTACATGAGACTCAGTCCCTGAGAGGAAGTTCAAACAACTTTTCAACAAGTCAAAGTGAGATTGAAACACTGAAGTTTCTTGTAGTGCTAATGAGTCTCACTGAGGGACACAACTGAGAACGTGTCCCCAGGTTCCAGTTAGAGCAGAAATCTGCAGACAGTGATGCCAAGGATGGACAAGCAAGGCAAAGGTGGCTCTGATGCTGAAGAAACCTTGACTTCTTTCCTTAATCCAAGGGGCCAagccctgacccccagcccctgggaaggcagatcctgtccctgcctcattcctcagggctcttcctggggcactgggctgtgggatgtgcaatgccaagggcaggaccatggggtggcacctgccaggctgctgagcagggacaaggaggccaggaggccccagggctgcaaggggcactcccctcctcctggcctcaggggcacagagagcagctgtggccaaaggcctgcagaaggtggctgtgtcagggcctttcagcttctccccctccctgtctcctctccagcccaggctgtcctacggtgtccatgccctgcccctttccctgcaggctgtcgtcatccccccggctgccccacctggctggcaccttcctgcactgacatctctgcgtcctccctggctcttcctgcacacacaaagccttggCCTCATCCAGACTCCTCCTGGGTGATGTGTTGCACCACAGCACTGCCCTTCGAGTGAAATTCTTTTCTCCTCGTGCCAGCCTGGACCTCCCCAGCTGCACTTGGcattaattctttctttccagtgCTGTTTTCTGCTATGACAAAAGCATCCACTGTCTCTGAAGTGACTCTTCAAGCACTCCCAGGGTACTTCTCTGCTGTCCTCTGTCTGCACAGCACTGAACCCACCACTCCTTTGCCCCTGTAGAGTGATCATATGTTTGAGACCTCCAGACCCCTTCCTGGGACATCTCTGAGCACTCTCCAAGGTGTCTGCAGATGAAAACATGGTCTAAGGTAGTCCTGTTTTCCCAAGGCCTGTAGTGGCAGAACACAGGGTAATGGCTTTGAAATGAAATAGGGGAGGTTTCTATtggataaaatgaagaaatacttaCCAATGGGGCTGGCAAGAACTGCAACAGAAGAggatgtcccattcctggaTTTGTCCAAGGTCAGGAACTTTGAGCAGCCTGAATTAGTGAAGATGTTACTTACCATGTCCAGGGACTTGGACCTCATGAGCTTTTatgtcccttccaagccaatccattctgtgattctttgagtCCCAGACTCCTTCTCCAAAGAATTTCTGTTGCTAGGACATGAATTGCCATGTTTTTGGAGAAGCCATTATAAAcccaaaaggtaaaaaatcaATTCAAGTAAAGTTCCAACACCTCTGTGTGGAGGTTTCACTAAATGGGTCAATGGAAGAGCCTCCCAGGATGACCTTGCCAGTTGAAGATGGAGGATTTTCTTTGGGGTGAGAATCTTATGACGGGCACCAAGAAAGCACATTTGGAGACTGTGCAAGACTTGTCGTGGGATCTCTAAGGAAGAAccaaaggaagggaaatggtGAGATCATGATGATTTGTGAAGGAACAAGtgtgagaaagcagagagaaaagggatgaaaaggCTGGTCGTGGTAAACAGGAGGATGCTCAAACACTTCTCAGGTCATGCCCTGACACTGATCCCCACAGCCTGTCCTGTTTTCCTATTAACTCCATTGCCAAGAAGGTTCTGTGGGGAGGgacctctctgctcctggcacagatTGTGGCCCAAGttgcagccactgcagcaggagccacaACTAATCAGGTCTTGTGTTCTTTGGGGGGCCAGACTCTGCCCAGACTGGGGGGTGTGTGTTGGAAGCACAAAAGAGTGAAGCAAATGCCAAACTAAACACAAAATGTAGCCTGACTTTGTCCCTAAGTGGGGGCTAAGAATTGGACCCAAcatgtgcagggacagagggaggggTTTGTCCCCTGGCCCTACCCAGAAGGGACACCTTTCAGGAAGGGTTGtggccttggctgtgctgagggttGAGCCGGGCAATGCAGCTTGGGATTGCAGGGGCActgtcagggctctgcagagctcctggcagtTCATGCATTTGTCCCCAGCAATGGCAGAGAACTGCAGGGGTTGCAGTCAATGCCTTGTGCTCTTTGGGACCCCGACTGGCTCTGCTGAATGTCAGCAGGCCTGGAGTTCCCAGACTGTTCCTGCATCCAGGCTCGGGCCTGCAGTGACGTTTGTGCAGCATTCAATTGGGGCAGTGGCAGGATGGCCATGGATCCACTCCTGCAGAAACACAATGGGGCTCCATCCCAGGCAGGGATAGAATGGGTCCACAATTGTTGGAAGGATAAGAAGCAGGGAGTTTTGTCACTGTGGAACCCCATGGAACCAAAGGGAGTCTGGGACGTGGCAGGGCCTGATGGAAACAAAGGAACCTCCTGGGAACAAAGGGACCCTGGGCACTGCCAAAAGTCAGGGAGACAAGGGAACCccaggacactgtggaatctcctGGAA comes from Chiroxiphia lanceolata isolate bChiLan1 chromosome W unlocalized genomic scaffold, bChiLan1.pri scaffold_40_arrow_ctg1, whole genome shotgun sequence and encodes:
- the LOC116781312 gene encoding olfactory receptor 14J1-like, giving the protein MCNSSSLTHFLLLALADRRELQLLHFWLFLAISLAALLANGLILSAVACDHHLHTPMGFFLLNLSLTDLGCICTTVPKAMHNSLQNTTTISYTGCAVQVFLLIFFLRAEFHLLTIMCYDRYVAICKPLHYGTLLGSRACAHMAAAAWATAFLSALLHTANTFSLPLCQGNALGQFFCELPHILQLSCSHSGYLRELGLIGVSAWFCFGCFIFIVFSYVQIFRAVLRIPCEQGRHKAFSTCLPHLAVLSLFLSTAAFGYLKPPSISSPSLDLALSVLYSVVPPALNPFIYSLRNQELKDALRKLITGCFLEAITSPSSACYGSH